One segment of Nostoc flagelliforme CCNUN1 DNA contains the following:
- a CDS encoding Crp/Fnr family transcriptional regulator, with the protein MEDRYSLQAQANSWMITSSAPFFQGLPETAVESALIHLVTRTHPANQVILLENDWGGSVYFILDGWVKIRTYNLEGKEVTLNILGKGELFGEMAALDEVPRSTDVITLAPTVIGSMPAQDFVNLLQIEPLAGVRLAQLMARRLRQVNRRLRLRESDSQSRVADTLVFLAEGQGKKGQTGTEIPNLPHRELSSLSGLARETVTRVLTRLEKKGLIKRDQDTICIPDLSALERMII; encoded by the coding sequence ATGGAAGACCGATATAGCTTGCAAGCACAGGCTAATTCCTGGATGATCACGTCGTCGGCTCCCTTTTTTCAAGGGTTGCCAGAAACTGCTGTAGAATCAGCCCTCATCCATCTTGTTACCCGCACTCACCCAGCCAATCAGGTAATTTTGCTCGAAAATGACTGGGGCGGTTCTGTGTATTTTATTCTGGACGGATGGGTAAAAATTCGCACCTACAATCTGGAGGGAAAAGAGGTAACGCTGAATATTCTTGGCAAAGGGGAATTGTTTGGTGAAATGGCGGCGCTAGATGAAGTGCCTCGCTCCACGGATGTGATTACCTTGGCCCCGACAGTAATTGGTAGTATGCCTGCTCAGGATTTTGTCAACTTACTTCAGATAGAACCCTTAGCGGGAGTTCGATTGGCGCAACTAATGGCACGACGTTTGCGGCAAGTAAATCGTCGATTGCGGTTGCGGGAATCTGATAGCCAGTCACGGGTGGCAGATACGTTGGTATTTTTGGCAGAAGGACAGGGAAAAAAAGGGCAAACAGGAACCGAAATCCCCAATTTACCTCATCGGGAATTGAGTAGTTTAAGCGGACTGGCGCGGGAAACTGTAACAAGAGTGTTGACAAGGCTAGAAAAAAAAGGCTTGATTAAACGGGATCAAGACACTATTTGCATTCCCGATTTGTCAGCCTTAGAAAGAATGATCATTTAA
- a CDS encoding sugar transferase, with translation MNHLYLYSVNCSQQPFHPSTLSVRKRLIDIVGAIVGLIITFLIAIPVAIVTFIDAPSPIFYSQIRCGLNGKSFRIWKFRSMIVDADKFKHLVENQAKGHIFKSVDDPRITPVGKFLRRTSLDEFPQFWNVLLGDMSLVGTRPPTPDEVSNYDPHHWDRLRVKPGITGEWQANGRSSITDFETIVKMDIDYQRKWSVSYDLSLIIKTIGVVLKKTGAY, from the coding sequence GTGAATCATCTTTATCTTTATTCAGTTAATTGTTCGCAACAGCCTTTCCACCCGTCAACCTTAAGCGTGAGAAAACGATTAATTGACATTGTTGGAGCCATTGTGGGGCTGATAATTACATTTTTAATAGCAATTCCCGTAGCAATTGTTACCTTTATAGATGCTCCAAGTCCAATATTTTATTCCCAAATTCGCTGTGGTTTGAACGGAAAAAGTTTCCGCATCTGGAAATTCCGTTCGATGATCGTCGATGCCGATAAATTCAAGCATTTGGTTGAAAACCAAGCCAAAGGTCACATCTTTAAATCTGTTGACGATCCTCGCATTACTCCTGTGGGTAAATTTTTGCGGCGTACTAGCCTAGACGAATTTCCCCAATTTTGGAATGTTCTGCTAGGGGACATGAGTTTAGTTGGTACTCGTCCACCCACTCCTGATGAAGTCAGCAATTACGATCCACACCACTGGGATAGATTGCGAGTCAAACCAGGTATTACTGGAGAATGGCAGGCTAATGGACGTTCCAGCATCACAGACTTTGAAACCATTGTCAAGATGGATATAGATTATCAACGTAAGTGGTCTGTAAGTTATGACCTGAGTCTGATTATTAAAACTATTGGGGTCGTTTTGAAAAAGACTGGGGCTTATTGA
- a CDS encoding carbohydrate ABC transporter permease, which produces MLNWKKSRSQILLMYALLGAIAVVMLFPLLWLISTALKSPTENILQSPPQLLPASPTLDNFFSVWNSLPFGQYLYNSTLVSVLTVGLNLLFCALAAYPLARLSFVGRDWIFVAIVSTIMIPFQIVMIPLYILTVQLGLRNSYLGMIFPSLASAFGIFLLRQAFMSVPKEIEEAARMDGSSELGLWWHVMLPAVRPALVTLAIFVFIGAWSDFLWPLIVIQDENLYTLPLGVAKLVGTFSLDWRLVAAGSIIAIAPVLLLFLFLQRYIVPTETGSGVKG; this is translated from the coding sequence ATGCTGAACTGGAAAAAATCACGATCACAAATTCTGCTAATGTATGCGCTATTGGGAGCGATCGCAGTGGTGATGCTCTTTCCTTTACTGTGGCTAATTAGTACAGCCTTGAAATCGCCTACAGAAAATATTTTGCAGTCGCCGCCACAGTTATTGCCTGCGTCACCTACACTAGATAACTTCTTTAGTGTGTGGAACTCTTTACCTTTTGGACAATATCTGTATAACAGTACTTTAGTGTCAGTGCTGACTGTGGGCTTAAATCTGCTGTTTTGCGCTTTAGCTGCCTATCCGTTGGCAAGATTATCATTTGTCGGGCGAGACTGGATTTTTGTGGCGATCGTCTCTACGATTATGATTCCCTTCCAAATCGTGATGATTCCCCTTTATATTTTGACAGTCCAGTTGGGTTTGAGAAATAGTTATTTAGGGATGATTTTTCCAAGTTTAGCTTCTGCCTTTGGCATTTTTCTGTTGCGCCAAGCTTTCATGAGCGTCCCCAAAGAGATAGAAGAAGCCGCTCGGATGGATGGCAGTTCGGAGTTAGGTTTGTGGTGGCATGTGATGTTACCAGCAGTTCGCCCAGCGTTGGTAACTTTAGCTATTTTTGTATTTATTGGTGCTTGGAGTGACTTTTTGTGGCCTTTAATTGTCATCCAGGACGAAAATTTATACACTCTTCCTTTGGGGGTCGCAAAGCTAGTCGGTACATTTTCCCTTGACTGGCGGTTGGTAGCTGCTGGTTCAATAATTGCGATCGCCCCAGTATTATTACTATTTTTGTTTTTACAACGTTACATTGTACCCACAGAAACTGGTAGCGGGGTCAAGGGTTGA
- a CDS encoding 5-formyltetrahydrofolate cyclo-ligase, which produces MDKVNHQLNKAELRRILLKTRQSMPVREWREKSDHLCFYLQNSTSFTQAKTILAYFSFRQEPDLSPLFTNTKYRWGFPRCVDKSIHWHIWTPNDSIQSGAYGIAEPHPDAPILDAAEVDLILVPSVACDYQGYRLGYGGGYYDRLLSLPQWQTKPTIGIVFEFAYLSEIPIEPWDKPLKAVSTETGLTHKG; this is translated from the coding sequence ATGGACAAAGTTAATCATCAACTAAATAAAGCAGAACTACGGCGCATTCTACTCAAAACCCGTCAATCAATGCCCGTTCGAGAGTGGAGAGAAAAAAGCGATCACTTATGCTTTTATTTACAAAACTCTACTTCCTTTACCCAAGCAAAAACAATACTCGCTTATTTCAGCTTTCGCCAAGAACCTGATCTCAGTCCACTATTTACAAACACCAAATACCGTTGGGGATTTCCTCGCTGCGTTGATAAATCCATACATTGGCATATTTGGACACCTAACGATTCTATCCAAAGTGGCGCTTATGGCATTGCTGAACCACACCCCGACGCTCCAATCTTAGATGCTGCCGAAGTGGATTTGATTCTTGTCCCCAGTGTGGCTTGCGACTATCAAGGATATCGCCTGGGCTATGGCGGTGGATATTACGATCGCTTGCTTAGTTTACCGCAGTGGCAGACAAAGCCGACTATCGGAATTGTCTTTGAGTTTGCCTATTTGTCTGAAATACCTATAGAACCTTGGGATAAACCACTAAAAGCAGTTTCTACGGAAACCGGATTGACTCACAAAGGCTGA
- a CDS encoding GDP-L-fucose synthase family protein: protein MTALALKNKRILVTGGSGFLGRQVIDQLCKAGADREKITVTRSRDCDLRVWENSQRAVDQQDVIIHLAAHVGGIGLNREKPAELFYDNLIMGTQLIHAAYQAGVEKFVCVGTICAYPKFTPVPFKEDDLWNGYPEETNAPYGIAKKALLVQLQSYRQQYGFNGIYLLPVNLYGPEDNFDTGSSHVIPALVRKVHEAQIKAEKQLPVWGDGSPTREFLYSEDAARGIVMGTQFYNESEPVNLGTGYEISIFDLVTLICELMEFKGEIVWQTDKPNGQPRRCLDTERAKQAFNFTAQVGFEEGLKNTIEWYRQHAV from the coding sequence ATGACCGCCTTAGCATTAAAAAATAAACGCATTCTTGTCACTGGTGGGTCGGGGTTTCTAGGTCGTCAGGTGATAGATCAACTGTGTAAAGCAGGGGCTGATCGTGAGAAGATTACAGTAACGCGATCGCGCGATTGTGATTTGCGTGTTTGGGAAAATAGCCAACGTGCAGTTGACCAGCAAGACGTAATTATCCACCTAGCAGCTCATGTTGGGGGTATCGGTCTTAACCGTGAAAAACCCGCTGAGTTGTTCTACGATAACTTGATCATGGGAACGCAGCTAATTCACGCTGCCTATCAAGCTGGAGTAGAAAAATTCGTTTGTGTTGGTACAATCTGCGCCTATCCTAAATTCACTCCAGTGCCATTCAAAGAAGATGATCTTTGGAATGGCTACCCAGAGGAAACCAACGCCCCCTATGGAATTGCTAAAAAAGCGCTTTTAGTTCAATTGCAATCTTACCGCCAGCAGTACGGTTTTAATGGGATTTATCTCCTGCCAGTGAATTTATATGGCCCAGAAGATAACTTTGACACAGGAAGTTCTCACGTTATTCCAGCATTAGTTCGCAAAGTTCACGAGGCCCAAATTAAGGCAGAAAAGCAACTCCCAGTTTGGGGTGATGGCAGTCCCACTCGTGAATTTTTGTATTCAGAAGATGCAGCGCGGGGGATTGTTATGGGAACTCAATTCTATAACGAATCGGAACCAGTTAACTTGGGAACAGGTTATGAAATCTCCATCTTTGATTTAGTAACTCTAATCTGCGAATTGATGGAGTTTAAGGGTGAAATTGTTTGGCAAACTGACAAGCCTAATGGTCAACCCCGCCGTTGTTTAGATACTGAACGAGCAAAGCAAGCCTTTAATTTCACGGCTCAGGTGGGCTTTGAGGAAGGTTTAAAGAATACGATTGAGTGGTATCGTCAACACGCTGTATAA
- the gmd gene encoding GDP-mannose 4,6-dehydratase, whose amino-acid sequence MTQQKRALITGITGQDGSYLSEFLLEQGYEVHGIIRRTSTFNTDRIDHIYEDPHKEGVRLFLHYGDLTDGTTLRRILEEVQPVEIYNLGAQSHVRVSFDSPEYTVDAVGMGTLRLLEAIRDYQHRTGIQVRFYQAGSSEMYGLVQAIPQTETTPFYPRSPYACAKVYAHWQTVNYRESYDLFACNGILFNHESPRRGETFVTRKITRAVAGIVAGKQKKIYMGNLDAKRDWGYAKDYVKAMWLMLQKDQPDDYVIATGETHSVREFLELAFSYVNLNWQDYVEFDERYLRPSEVELLIGDSTKARQKLGWAPSVTFEELVSLMVEADLQALGHTSPNGNGSQFPLDIATTRQQLGALHF is encoded by the coding sequence ATGACGCAACAGAAACGAGCGTTGATTACTGGTATCACTGGTCAAGATGGTTCATATTTAAGTGAGTTTTTGTTGGAACAAGGTTATGAGGTTCATGGCATTATTCGCCGGACTTCTACCTTTAACACAGACCGCATCGATCACATTTACGAAGACCCCCACAAAGAGGGAGTGCGGTTGTTTCTTCACTATGGTGACTTGACAGATGGTACGACGCTGCGACGCATTTTAGAAGAAGTCCAGCCAGTAGAGATTTACAACCTGGGCGCTCAATCCCATGTCAGAGTAAGCTTTGATTCACCAGAATATACGGTGGATGCTGTTGGAATGGGAACGTTACGTCTGTTAGAAGCAATTCGGGACTATCAACACCGTACCGGAATTCAGGTGCGATTTTACCAGGCAGGTTCTTCAGAAATGTACGGTTTAGTACAAGCAATACCTCAAACTGAGACAACGCCCTTTTATCCCCGCAGTCCCTATGCCTGTGCCAAAGTTTACGCCCACTGGCAAACTGTAAATTATCGTGAGTCTTATGATTTGTTTGCTTGTAATGGCATACTTTTTAACCACGAGTCACCACGGCGGGGTGAAACCTTTGTAACCCGCAAAATTACTAGAGCAGTGGCTGGTATCGTTGCTGGTAAGCAGAAAAAGATTTACATGGGTAATCTAGACGCAAAGCGAGATTGGGGCTATGCGAAAGATTACGTTAAAGCAATGTGGTTGATGTTGCAGAAAGACCAGCCAGACGATTACGTAATTGCTACTGGTGAAACCCACTCGGTGCGCGAGTTTTTGGAACTAGCATTTAGTTATGTAAATCTCAATTGGCAAGATTATGTAGAGTTTGATGAGCGTTACCTTCGTCCATCTGAGGTAGAGTTGTTGATTGGCGATTCTACCAAAGCACGCCAGAAGTTGGGCTGGGCACCATCAGTAACCTTTGAAGAACTAGTTTCCTTAATGGTAGAAGCAGATTTACAAGCATTGGGTCACACTTCGCCCAATGGAAATGGTTCGCAATTTCCATTAGATATTGCGACTACTCGTCAACAACTGGGCGCTTTGCACTTCTGA
- a CDS encoding sugar transferase: MTAQSSLLSGKRGVRQDTRTSTRFLKRGQKTKTPKVKPKGLSFQGLNGEFAKRLFDIVFSLSVLILFLPVYLILALLIAFSSEGPIFYVQERVGKNYKTFNCIKFRTMVSNADEILMQMMETSPELRQEFESSFKLKKDPRITKIGRFLRITSLDEFPQFWNVLKGDMSVVGPRPLVAEELPKYGSYIDEILTIRPGITGLWQVSGRNDIPYPRRVQIDLHYARFRNFWLDLWIILKTVDVVILPKNNGAY; encoded by the coding sequence ATGACTGCCCAGAGCTCACTCCTCTCCGGCAAACGAGGCGTAAGGCAAGACACCAGAACGTCTACGCGTTTCTTAAAACGCGGCCAAAAAACGAAAACACCAAAAGTTAAACCAAAAGGTTTATCTTTTCAGGGTTTAAACGGAGAGTTTGCCAAACGACTGTTCGATATAGTGTTTTCGCTGTCGGTGTTAATTTTATTCTTGCCCGTTTACTTAATTTTGGCCTTGCTGATTGCTTTCAGCTCAGAAGGCCCAATTTTTTATGTCCAGGAACGGGTAGGGAAAAATTACAAAACGTTTAATTGTATTAAATTCCGAACAATGGTAAGCAATGCGGACGAAATCCTTATGCAAATGATGGAAACATCGCCCGAGTTGCGACAAGAATTTGAAAGCAGTTTTAAGTTGAAAAAAGACCCTCGGATTACCAAAATTGGTCGATTTTTGCGAATTACTAGCTTAGACGAATTTCCCCAGTTCTGGAACGTTTTAAAAGGGGACATGAGTGTAGTCGGCCCCCGACCCTTGGTAGCAGAAGAACTGCCAAAATACGGTTCTTACATTGATGAGATTTTAACAATCCGTCCAGGAATTACTGGTTTGTGGCAGGTGTCTGGGCGTAATGATATTCCCTACCCTCGGCGAGTCCAAATAGACCTGCATTATGCTAGGTTTAGGAATTTCTGGCTTGATTTATGGATTATCTTGAAAACTGTTGATGTGGTCATTCTGCCTAAAAATAACGGGGCATACTGA
- a CDS encoding glycosyltransferase, with product MPLKYALVHEWLTPKATGGSELVVREILNHIDADLYALIDFESSNPESYLYKRQIGKTFLQNFPSARNGIQKYLPLWPLAIEQLDLRHYDVILSSSHAVAKGILTTPEQMHICYCHSPMRYAWDLTFDYLRHSKMGSGLAGWVTRYLLHRLRQWDVLSANRVDYFIANSQHTSRRIWRCYRREATVIYPPVNIAEFPFLSEKEDFYLTVSRLVSYKQISLIVKAFNQLKRPLVVIGTGDEMNKIREMANSNIQILGWQPDNVVKNYMSRAKAFVYAACEDFGIALVEAQACGTPVIAYGAGGALETVRDIRSGVDTGTGIFFRTQTEAALVEAVEKFEVYEGSFSSEYMRSHAAQFSPQIFADRYLDFVNKCNEKRPFLQ from the coding sequence GTGCCCTTGAAATATGCTCTAGTTCATGAGTGGCTGACACCCAAAGCCACCGGTGGTTCAGAACTCGTTGTACGAGAAATTTTGAATCATATTGATGCTGATTTGTATGCTCTCATAGATTTTGAATCCAGCAATCCTGAAAGTTATTTATATAAGCGTCAAATTGGCAAGACGTTTCTCCAGAACTTTCCATCTGCCCGCAACGGTATACAAAAATACTTGCCTTTGTGGCCTTTGGCAATTGAACAACTTGATTTACGGCATTATGATGTAATTCTGTCTTCATCCCATGCTGTTGCCAAAGGAATTCTGACCACTCCCGAACAGATGCATATTTGCTACTGTCACAGCCCTATGCGCTATGCCTGGGACTTGACTTTTGATTATCTGCGCCACAGCAAAATGGGCAGTGGTTTAGCTGGGTGGGTAACGCGATATTTATTACATCGTTTGCGCCAATGGGATGTATTGAGTGCCAATCGTGTTGATTACTTCATTGCTAACTCGCAACATACATCTCGGCGGATTTGGCGTTGCTATCGACGAGAAGCAACAGTCATTTACCCACCAGTGAATATTGCGGAATTTCCGTTTTTGTCTGAGAAAGAGGACTTTTACCTGACAGTTTCCCGGTTAGTGAGTTACAAGCAAATATCGTTGATTGTCAAGGCTTTTAATCAACTAAAACGACCATTAGTAGTCATTGGTACAGGAGATGAAATGAACAAGATTCGCGAGATGGCAAACTCTAATATCCAAATACTGGGATGGCAACCCGATAATGTGGTAAAAAACTATATGTCTAGGGCTAAGGCGTTTGTATATGCAGCTTGTGAAGATTTTGGTATCGCCCTAGTGGAAGCACAAGCCTGTGGCACGCCAGTTATTGCCTACGGCGCAGGGGGTGCTTTAGAAACAGTGCGAGATATTCGCTCTGGAGTGGATACAGGGACAGGTATATTCTTCAGGACGCAAACAGAGGCGGCTTTGGTGGAGGCAGTAGAAAAGTTTGAAGTGTATGAGGGTTCGTTCAGTTCCGAGTATATGCGATCGCACGCCGCCCAGTTCTCACCGCAAATTTTTGCAGATCGTTATCTAGATTTTGTAAACAAATGTAACGAAAAAAGACCATTTTTGCAATGA
- a CDS encoding NAD-dependent epimerase/dehydratase family protein, producing MRILIMGGTRFIGVYLTQLLVEQGHEVVLFNRGNRPAPSLEGVGQIIGDRTDATQLKAKLSQENFDVIFDNNGRELTDTQPLAEIFQDRVQRFVYMSSAGVYLKSDQLPHVEGDPVDPKSRHKGKHETEAYLTQLGLPFTSIRPTYIYGPRNYNELEGWFFDRIVRDRPIPIPGNGLHITQFGHVKDLALAMTKVLGNKQAIGQIYNISGDHFVTFDGLARASAVAAGKSPDAVKIVHYDPKKFDFGKSKAFPMRVQHFFASVNKAQTELNWHPEYDLISGLTDSFKNDYLVSERDQAEVDFSLDEEILQAL from the coding sequence ATGCGAATTCTAATTATGGGTGGTACTCGGTTCATTGGTGTCTATTTGACTCAACTACTAGTGGAACAAGGACATGAGGTAGTGCTGTTCAATCGGGGAAATCGGCCAGCACCTTCTTTAGAGGGAGTAGGACAAATTATAGGCGATCGCACAGATGCTACTCAATTAAAGGCAAAGTTATCACAAGAAAACTTTGATGTCATTTTTGACAATAATGGGCGGGAACTTACTGATACTCAACCACTGGCAGAGATTTTTCAAGACCGAGTGCAACGTTTTGTCTATATGAGTTCTGCGGGGGTGTATCTCAAATCTGACCAATTGCCACATGTAGAAGGCGATCCAGTAGATCCTAAAAGTCGCCATAAGGGTAAACATGAAACAGAAGCTTATCTGACTCAATTGGGATTACCTTTTACTTCCATTCGTCCTACTTATATTTACGGGCCTCGTAATTATAATGAGTTGGAAGGCTGGTTTTTTGATAGAATTGTGCGCGATCGCCCCATTCCCATCCCCGGAAATGGGTTGCATATCACCCAGTTTGGTCATGTAAAAGACTTGGCACTAGCAATGACTAAGGTTTTGGGGAATAAACAAGCCATAGGACAGATTTATAATATCTCTGGCGATCACTTTGTCACTTTTGATGGTTTAGCCCGTGCTAGTGCTGTAGCGGCTGGCAAATCACCCGATGCTGTAAAAATCGTTCATTACGACCCGAAAAAGTTTGATTTCGGCAAGAGCAAAGCTTTTCCGATGCGGGTGCAGCATTTCTTTGCTTCGGTGAACAAAGCACAAACAGAATTAAACTGGCATCCTGAATATGATTTGATTTCCGGGCTGACTGATTCTTTTAAAAATGATTATTTAGTATCTGAAAGAGATCAAGCCGAGGTTGATTTTTCTCTAGATGAAGAAATTTTGCAAGCTTTATAA